A genomic region of Trifolium pratense cultivar HEN17-A07 linkage group LG3, ARS_RC_1.1, whole genome shotgun sequence contains the following coding sequences:
- the LOC123918215 gene encoding protein phosphatase 2C 37-like, protein MAGMCCGVVGEGDSPASSRPSSRRRNLDLLPFKYIADMASGTSRKRRQADLCKNNDFESCDDSSDDKSKKNRTESKVSDSDDKSSTEGNSEDGEFPKFGVTSVCGRRRDMEDSVSVKPSFSSQEPFHYFGVFDGHGCSHVATMCKERLHEIVKEEINESQENFEWNSTMQQGFARMDDEVQRWNSSSQTVTCRCELQTPHCDAVGSTAVVAVVTPDKIIVSNCGDSRAVLCRNGVAIPLSSDHKPDRPDELLRVQAAGGRVIYWDGPRVLGVLAMSRAIGDNYLKPYVISEPEVTVTERKDEDECLILASDGLWDVVSNDTACGVVRMCLKAQKLPSPPGSPGNNDVTTDGSDRACSDASILLTKLALARHSSDNVSVVVIDLRRDQRQLSNSNVN, encoded by the exons atggCTGGAATGTGCTGTGGTGTTGTTGGTGAAGGAGACTCTCCGGCGAGTTCACGTCCATCATCCAGACGCCGGAATTTAGACTTGCTACCTTTCAAATACATCGCCGACATGGCGTCCGGTACTTCACGGAAACGCCGCCAAGCGGATCTCTGTAAGAACAACGATTTTGAAAGCTGTGATGACTCAAGCGATGACAAAAGTAAGAAGAACAGAACGGAATCCAAAGTAAGCGATTCAGACGATAAATCTTCAACGGAAGGTAATTCTGAAGATGGAGAGTTTCCAAAGTTTGGTGTTACTTCAGTTTGCGGTAGAAGAAGAGACATGGAAGATTCCGTTTCAGTTAaaccttctttctcttcacaaGAACCGTTTCACTACTTCGGTGTTTTTGACGGTCACGGTTGCTCTCAc GTTGCAACTATGTGTAAGGAACGTCTTCACGAAATCGTGAAGGAAGAAATCAACGAATCACAAGAGAATTTCGAGTGGAATAGCACTATGCAACAAGGATTTGCTCGCATGGACGATGAAGTTCAGAGATGGAATAGTAGCAGCCAAACCGTTACTTGCAGATGCGAGCTACAAACACCTCACTGCGACGCCGTTGGATCCACCGCCGTCGTCGCCGTTGTCACACCGGACAAAATCATCGTCTCAAACTGCGGTGACTCCCGCGCTGTTCTCTGCCGTAACGGCGTCGCAATCCCACTCTCCTCCGATCACAAG CCGGATCGACCCGACGAGTTGCTCCGAGTTCAAGCGGCAGGAGGGCGCGTGATCTACTGGGATGGTCCAAGAGTGCTTGGTGTACTCGCCATGTCTAGAGCCATAG GCGACAACTATTTAAAGCCATATGTGATATCAGAACCCGAGGTAACGGTAACGGAGAGAAAAGACGAAGATGAGTGCTTAATACTAGCGAGTGATGGATTATGGGATGTTGTTTCAAACGACACCGCATGTGGTGTTGTTAGGATGTGTTTGAAGGCACAAAAGCTGCCGTCGCCACCGGGTTCTCCTGGTAACAACGACGTGACGACAGATGGTTCCGATCGTGCATGTTCTGATGCGTCAATTTTGTTGACTAAGTTGGCTTTGGCAAGACATAGTTCGGATAATGTTAGTGTGGTGGTGATTGATTTAAGGAGAGATCAACGACAATTATCAAATTCCAacgttaattaa